Proteins from a single region of Electrophorus electricus isolate fEleEle1 chromosome 5, fEleEle1.pri, whole genome shotgun sequence:
- the LOC118241321 gene encoding NACHT, LRR and PYD domains-containing protein 12-like — translation MADPLNFSSGPVPSDPKLGNYRLDTDLCKTVCSNLASSNSPLRELSINISTLEDEGMKLLSDGLKSSHCKLETLSLTGCNLTTDCSKSLSSVLTSAKSFLRELHLRNCDFQDSGVEQLSAALKSSHCKLEILRLAMCNLGEQTCEILGSALQLTNNLLRELDLSKNDLQDSGVKLLSAGLKSSHCKLEILRLSGCLVTEEGCSSLASALRSNPSHLKELDLTYNHPGESGEKLLSARLEDPHCRLDTLRLEYTGKIRIKPGLRKYACDLTLDPNTANTRLSLSEGNRKVMCVREQQPYPDHPERFDECDQVVCRESLTGRCYWEVEWSGEADISVTYKGISRKGYSGDCVFGCNLKSWSLYCSNNSYSVSHNNKQTAISAPCSSNRVGVYLDWAAGTLSFYSVSHTHTLTHLHTFHSTFTEPLYAGFGLWYSNCSVCVCV, via the exons ACTAGGTAACTATAGGCTGGACACAGATTTGTGCAAAACTGTATGTTCCAATTTGGCATCATCAAACTCCCCCCTGAGAGAACTGAGTATCAATATCAGCACCCTGGAAGATGAAGGAATGAAGCTGCTTTCTGATgggctgaagagttcacactgtaaactggagacactcag TCTTACAGGCTGTAATCTCACAACAGACTGCAGTAAAagtctctcctctgttctgacATCAGCCAAGTCCTTCCTGAGAGAACTGCACCTCAGAAATTGTGACTTTCAGGATTCAGGggtggagcagctctctgctgcactgaagagttcacactgtaaactggagattctcag ACTAGCAATGTGTAATCTTGGAGAACAGACATGTGAAATTTTAGGCTCAGCTCTACAACTCACAAATAACCTCCTGAGAGAACTGGACCTGAGTAAAAATGATCTgcaggattcaggagtgaagctgctctctgctggactgaagagttcacactgtaaactggagattctcag actgtctggttgtttggtcacagaggaaggctgttcttctctggcttcagctctgaggtcaaacccctcacacCTGAAGGAACTGGATCTGAcctacaaccacccaggagagtcaggagaGAAGCTGCTCTCggctagactggaggatccccactgcagactggacacacTCAG gttGGAGTACACAGGGAAGATCAGAATCAAACcaggactaagaaaat atgcgtgtgatctcacactggacccaaacacagcaaacacacgtctgtctctgtctgaggggaacagaaaggtgatgtgtgtgagggagcagcAGCCgtatcctgatcatccagagagatttgatgaATGTGatcaggttgtgtgtagagagagtctgactggacgctgttactgggaggttgagtggagtgGGGAGGCTgatatatcagtgacatataaaggcaTCAGCAGGAAAGGATACAgtggtgactgtgtgtttggatgtaatctaaagtcctggagtctgtACTGCTCTAATAACAGTTACTCTGTCAGTCACAATAATAAGCAAACTGCcatctctgccccctgcagctctaacagagtaggagtgtatctggactgggctgcaggcactctgtccttctacagcgtctctcacacacacacactcacacacttacacacattccactccacattcactgagcccctctatgcagggtttgggCTTTGGTATTCtaactgctcagtgtgtgtgtgtgtc
- the LOC113569338 gene encoding predicted GPI-anchored protein 58 — MEALQKYIQGRDGKESGRTQTCSATVATTSPSVPAPAPAAHLPGVSSHWSSTASRHAQEPSDAELLAVSMEPDTEASSSSAPEVPAPPQHSLPTAEPEKQPSQTQPVPTAEMSSTSPPLVLLCGLFLWMPYRMWPFKLLCA; from the exons ATGGAGGCGCTGCAAAAGTACATCCAGGGCAGAGACGGGAAGGAGAGCGGCCGGACACAGACGTGCTCCGCAACCGTGGCGACCACCTCCCCATCTGTGCCTGCTCCGGCACCAGCGGCCCATCTTCCAG GTGTCTCCAGCCATTGGAGTTCCACAGCCAGCAGGCACGCACAGGAGCCTTCCGATGCCGAGCTGCTGGCTGTGTCCATGGAACCGGACACTGAAG cttcctcttcctctgctccgGAGGTCCCTGCCCCACCCCAGCACTCCCTGCCGACGGCTGAACCAGAAAAGCAGCCTTCGCAAACGCAGCCAGTGCCCACTGCTGAGATGAGCAGCACCAGCCCCCCTCTGGTGCTTTTGTG CGGACTGTTCCTGTGGATGCCGTACCGCATGTGGCCATTCAAGCTGCTGTGTGCGTAG